The segment TCTATTTTAGATAATGGACAAGTAATAGTTTTAAAATCAAAAAATTATGATAAAAGTTTAGATGATGTATATAAAGAGTTTGATGAAAAAAATAAGTCACAATTTATGGTTTTGTTAAGTGAAAATTATTTATTTGATAAAACTATTTTAAATACCTATGCAAGTACAAAACATGAAGATGGCTTGACACTTTATTCTACAAAAATAGATGGGATGATAGATATATTTAAATATGAATTACCAATTAGTATGAGTGAATTATTTGATGAAATAAAAAAAGATACTAATGGTGCAAAACTTATTTTAAATTATGAAAAGTCTTTTCCCGATATTTATAAAACGGCACTTAGTTTTGATTTGTCTTCTATAAATGAAAACTCTGTTTATAGTATATGGAAAATTGTATCAGTAATTTTAGGTTTTGAAGTGGATTTATTAACTGGTGCACATAATGCTTTGGGTGATAAAGGTCCTAGAATAGATTATAAATTAGATGAAAGTGATAAAATATATAAAAGAAGATTTAATATTTATAAATTAATACAAAGTGGTATAAGTTATAAACTAGCTGGAACAAATGATAATCTAATATGTTTAGGATATATTGAGAGTTTTGCTCATTTTGTATCTTCTTGTGTTGATATGGTAAATGATGAAATGAAACTTGATGGAATAAGTCTTTGTGGAGACTTGTTTGCTAATAAACTTATTTCTTCTTTTGTACATAAAAGCATTACAAAAAATTATAAAATATATTATAATAAGGACTTTCCTATACAAATTGATTAAAGAGAGTGAATGAGTAAGTTTATAATTGAAGTTCAAGGTATTGTTCAAGGTGTTGGATTTCGTCCATTTGTATATAATCTTGCCCTAAAACTCAATCTAAATGGATATGTTAACAATGATGATAAAGGTGTAAACATCTTACTTCAAGGTAAGAAGAATAGTATTGATACTTTTTTAAATGAACTAAAAAATAACCCTCCTATTTTGTCAAAGATAGATAATATTTCCATACTAGAAGATACTTCTTTAGATGACTTTGAAGACTTTAAAATTATTCAAAGTGCTAATCAAAACAATAAATCTACTTTAGTTTCACCTGATATTGCCATATGTGATGATTGTATAAAAGATATTGAAAATATTGAAAATAGAAGATACAAATATGCTTTTACAAATTGTACAAATTGTGGTCCTAGATACTCTATAATTAATACTGTACCTTATGATAGAATCAATACTTCTATGAATGATTTTGTTATGTGCGAAGAGTGTAAAGAAGAATATGAAGACCCAACAAACAGACGCTACCATGCTCAACCAATTTGTTGCCCTAACTGTGGACCACAAATAAAATTATATGATAATTTCAAAAATGAAATAAGTAATAATGATAGTATTAAAGAAATAGCTCAAAAAATAAATTCTGGATTTATAGTTGCTATAAAAGGAATAGGGGGCTTTCATATAATCTGCGATGCAACAAATGAAAATGCAGTTAAAAAACTAAGAGAAAAAAAGAATCGCCCATCAAAACCTTTTGCTGTAATGTTTAAAAATATAGATGAAATAAAAAAATATACAAATATTTCAAATAAAGAAGAAAAGACAATTCTTTGCAAAGAAAAACCAATTGTAATAGTAAATAAAAATTCTAATTGCAAAATTAGTGAACTAATAGCTCCTAATATAGATAGACTTGGTGTTTTTTTGCCATATACTCCTTTGCATATTTTACTTTTTGAATATCTTAATAATCCAATAATAGCCACAAGTGCAAACTTGAAAGATGAACCAATAATAAAAGATGTAAAAGATATTTTTAGTAAATTGTCTAATGTGGTTGATTATGTATTAGATTTCAATAGGGACATAATAAATGCCTGTGATGACTCTATAGTGCAAGTTATAAATGATGAGATTCAAATATTAAGACTAGCAAGGGGATATGCTCCATTTTCATATAAGACTAGTAACAAGTTTAATAAAAATAATTTAGCTATTGGTGCTAATCAAAAAAGTTCTATTTCTTTAGGTTTTAATAATAATATGATTTCTTCAGCATATATTGGAGATATGAATTCTATTGTTTCTATGGAATATTTTAAAAGAAGTGTAAGTACCTTTGAAAAGTTTTATGACTTTAAAACACAATTAATTGTTTGTGACAAACACCCCGCTTATGAAACAACAAAGTGGGCGATGAATCAAGGCAAAGAGATAAAACAAATTCAACATCACTATGCACATGCATTAGCCACTATGGCTGAATATGATTTAGATGAAGATGTTTTAGCTTTTGTATTTGATGGAACAGGATATGGAGATGATGGTAATATCTGGGGTGGAGAAGTCTTTATTTCAAATAGAAGCTCATATAAAAGAATCAATCATTTAAAATATTTTAAACTCCTAGGTGGAGAAAAAGCAGTAAAAGAGCCAAGACGGATTGCCTTGTCTTTGTTGTTTGATAATTTTACCATTGAAGAAGTTTTAACTTTAGATAATGCTTGTGTAAACTCTTTTACTAAAAATGAGATTGAATTACTATACAAAATGTGGCAAAAAAATCTAAATACTCCACTTACTAGTTCTTTTGGAAGAGTATTTGATGCCATAGCTTCATTTTCTAATATTTTACAATTACAAACATATGAAGGTGAAACAGGGCTTCAAATAGAAAAAGAGTATGATGAAAATTTAAATGAATCATACTCTTATGAAATAATAAATACTCAAATTGATTTATCAAAAGCAATATTAGAAATACTAAAAGATAAAGATAAAAAAGTTATTTGTTCAAAGTTTATAAATATGATTGTAAATATCATAAGTGAAATATCTTTAGAAAATAAGAACTTAAAAATTGTCTTAGCAGGTGGAGTTTTTCAAAATAAAACACTATTAGAACAATTATCTAAAAAATTAAAAAGAAAGTTTTATTTTTCTAAAACTATTCCTTTAAATGATCAAGGAATTTCCTTTGGTCAACTATACTTCCAAAACTAATTCTTTAAACATAAACCAATAAAATTTTTATTCTAAAATCACTAATTAACTATCAATTTAAGATTAAATTAATTTATTATATAAAAAATAAAGTATTAATTTAAATATATTGGAATAATATTATTGAAAATAATTAATTATTTTTTAGTTTTAAATAGTAATTTAGGAGTAGATTATGAGTATCAAAAATAAAATTGTTGGATCTTTTGTTATTTTAATTATTTTGTCAGTATTATCAAGTATTTATGTTTCCTCAAATATAAAAAGCATAAAAGATAACTTTTTAAATCTTTGTTATAAAGAATTTGCAGGGATTGTTGTATTATTAGAAGGAGATAGGGATTCTTATCAATCAAATATTTCATTGTTACAGATTATGAATTTAAAAGATGGCATTGAAATCAAGAATAAAATTGATGAAGGAGTAAATGGAAATCTGTTGCAAGTAAAAGAAAGATTTGATAAGTTTAGAAATCTTTTGGGCAATGAAATAGAAGAACAAAAATTTAATCAATTTGAAGATTTATATGATAAAACAAAAATCAATACTGATAAATTAATTCAATTAGTAAATTTAAATAAAATTGAAGAGGCAAAGGATTTTTATTTTCAGTTATATCTACCTACTTATGAAAAAATGAGAACATTACTTGATGCTTTTTCTACAGAAGTGTATACAATCATAAAGAAAAATGAGGAATATACTTCTAGTTTAATCTCTTCTTCTCTTTTTATTTTTATTACTATAACAAGTACAATTATCTTTACAACAATTTTCTTATCATTTTTATTAAGAAGAAATATTGATAAATCAATAAGTAGTTTTGAAGATGGTTTATTAAATTTCTTTAAATTTTTAAATAGGGAAAGTAATGATGCAATATTGATTAGTGAAAAGGGGAAAGATGAATTTTCACAAATGGCTAAAGTAGTAAATAAAAATATCGAATTGACTAAAAAAGGTGTTATAGAAGATAGAAAATTAATCGATGAAACTATTGCTGTACTTTCAGAATTTGAACAAGGGGATTTATGTCAAAGACTAGATATAAATGTTTCTAATCCCGCATTAATGCAATTAAAAGATGTTTTAAATAAGATGGCTGAGAATCTTGAAAGCAATGTTGATAAAATACTTAATATTATAGAAGAGTACTCCGCATATAATTATCTTAATAAAGTTTCAACAAAAGACTTAAAAGAACATATTCTAAAATTGGCAAATGGAATTAACTCTCTTGGTGATTCTGCAACAAGCATGCTAATCGAAAATAAAAGTACAGGATTAAGATTAGGACAGAGTTCAGATATATTATTAAAAAATGTTGATAAATTAAATAAAAGTACAACAACCGCTGCAAGTTCATTAGAAGAGACAGCCGCAGCAATAGAAGAGATTACAAGTAATGTTAGAAATAATACTGAAAATATTGCAAAAATGGCAAGTTTTTCAAATAATGTAACAGATTCCGTAAATAAAGGTGAAAATTTAGCAAATGAAACAACAAAAGCAGTAGAGGAAATAAATGCAGAAGTTACAGCTATAAGTGAAGCAATTACTGTGATTGATCAAATAGCATTTCAAACAAATATATTATCATTAAATGCAGCAGTAGAAGCAGCAACAGCCGGAGAAGCAGGGAAAGGATTTGCTGTAGTTGCAGGGGAAGTAAGAAATCTAGCATCAAGAAGTGCAGAAGCTGCAAAAGAGATAAAAAATTTAGTTGAAAAAGCTACCGTAAAAGCAAATCAAGGAAAAAATATTGCGGCAGAAATGATAAATGGATATAAAAATTTAAATGATAATGTTTATAAAACAATAAATTTAATTTCAGACATAAAAAATGCTTCTAATGAACAATTATTAGGAATAGAGCAAATAAATGATGCTGTCTCACAACTTGATAGACAAACACAAGAAAATGCTATGGTAGCAGCAGAAACAGATCATGTGGCAATGGTAACTGATGAAATAGCAAAATTAATTATTAGTGACACCCAATCAAAAAATTTTCTTGGAAAAGATAATGTAAAAGCAAAGGTTATTGGTAAAAAAGATACATCAAGTAATAATTCAAAAAGTGTAAAAATTAAAGAAATAAAAAAAGTAAATGAAGATAAAGATAGTTGGGAAAGTTTTTAAAAGACTAGCCAAAGCTAGTCTTTTTTACAATTATCTTTATCACAAGTTGTATTTATTTTTAATGGACAATATAATGGGCACCATCCAATGAGTGCTGTACCTAATGGAATCAATCCAATTACACCTAACCAACTATTTGTCATAAAACCATATGCTATAATGGCTACTCCTACAATAATTCTAACTATCTTGTCTATTTTGCCTATATTTTTGTTCATACAATTCCTTTAAATATTAGTTTTACTAATGATACTATAAATATAATATATTTGTATGAAAAGAAATTAAATAATATAAAATTAGATTTACTTATAATTATGCTAATGCTAGTTTTTTGATTTTTCTTTCAATAAAAAACAAACCAAATGGAATAATTGAGTATATAAAAAGTTCTATTGTTAATCGTATATTCCAATTATATTTTTTCATTGATTCATATAATAATATTAAAAATATAATGAATAAAATTCCATGTGTCATACCTATAATTTTTACTGGATAAGGATTCTCAGCGATATATTTTATAGGCATTGCTATAAAAAGTAATGTCAAATAAGATAATCCTTCTATTATTGAAATAATTCTAAATCTATACAAAGCTGTTTTAATCATTTTTGTTCCTTTATTTTGACAAATATTAACTAATTTGCTTTAACCTAAAATTAATAAAATTGGCTATAATCTATAATTAAATTAATAGAGGAATTTTAATGGATAAAAGATTACATGAAATTATGGCACAGTGTGCAATTATTCATGAAACTAATATAAAAACAAATATAATAGATGATTTAGACAAAATAGAAGAGAATTTAAGTGAAGGTGATAGTGATGTAAAAGATCATTATTTATCACTTTTGATGCAATATTATTTTCAAAAGAATAAATTAGAACAGTTAAAACAGTTACTTTTAGAAGGCTATAAGTTTGATATGAGATTTATTGATGTAGTTGAAGCTTTTTGCCATTTAAAAGATGATGAAGATAATGTTATTGAGTTTTTAGGAGATAATGTTGTAATGCTAAAAGATAGTATTACAGAAAATGATTTAAGAAAGATGCATGAATATTATCAATCAAATTTAGAGTATAAAAATTTTATAGATGAATCTTTAGATCTTATAAAAAAAAATAGATATGTTTGTGCTCAAGCATATAAGAGTAAAGAAGAGTTTGCAAAGTTCTTTTTAAATGAAGACTTACTTGAATCACTTAAAAGAGATATGCCCTTTATTTTGAAGTAAGAGTTTAATCTTTGAAATATAAATCTTTTAAAATATTTATTTGTTTATTTTGTAAGTAGTTAAATTTGAACTCGCACTCTTTTAAGTAATAAAAGAAATTTTTTTCATCAACTCCTTTGTATTTTTTCAAATTTTCTTCAAGGTATTTCCAAAAGATACTTAAAGGGGTTTTATAGGAGTTTATAGAGTAGAGTTTATGCCATTTTAAATAATATTCATAATCTTTTGTACTACTCTCAATACTATGCTTAGGAAGTCTTGGCATAAGTAGAGTATATATTTTTTTACTTGAATAAAAGCCAATAATATTTATAGCATCAAATAATGAACGGTTTTTTTTATTTTGTTCTCTTGTTGTAAAGTAATAATACTCTTGATAGGAGCTATTATCTTTTATACTATTATTATACTCCTCATCCAAAAAGTTTGCTATGAGTTTTCTAAAAAGCATATATCTATTTTGAACAGTTCTATAATTTACTTTTAATATCTGAGCTGTCTTATTTGCATTTATGTTATTGCAAAAATAGTTTATTATAGTTATATCTGTTTCTAATTTTTTTAATGAGAATTTTCTTTTGCAAGATTTACATTTTTTATAGTTATCTTGTAAGTTATAGAGTAAGTGATGATTACAAAAAGGGCAATTAGTTAAATTCATAAAAAATTATAGCTAAAATAGAATTTATATAAATTGATAAGTAAAAAAGCATATAATCAATAAAATTAAATTATGGAGAGATTTATGAATAATACTGCAAAAATATTATGGGCAAGTGATAATAAAGAGACAGCATTAAGTATGGTATGTTTATATGCACATAATGCGAAGATAAAAGGTTGGATTGAAAATGTTCAAGTTTTAGTTTGGGGAGCTTCTCAAAAACTTATAAGTGAAGATAAAGAAGTACAAGAGAAAGTAAAAGCAATGATAGCTGATGGTGTTGAAGTAATTGCTTGTCAAAAGTGTTCTGAAGATTTGGGTGTAAAAGATGAATTACAAGCTTGTAATATGCAAGTTTATTACACAGGTGAATTATTAAGCTCTTGGATTAAAAGTGGAGAGAGTATTATCTCTGTATAACTTTTTTTATAATTACTACTAATAGAACAATTACAAATAGTGAAGCACCTATTATAGAGAAGAACTTTTGTATTTCAAAAATAGCAACTAATGGGTGAAAAACTATAGGTGAAAGAAACTGTCCTAAAAAAATAGATGAAGTGAAGTATCCTGAACTTTTGACTCTTTTTTTAGGATTTGTTTTACTTAACATCCATGCAACTGCATTTGTCATCATAAATCCACCAGAAAAACCCAATATTGGTGCTGATATAAAAAAGAAATGAACATTTGTTATTATTCCTACTAAACTTAAGCCAAAAGCAATAAGTGTTAACCCTATGATATAAATAGTGGAGTATGAATATATCTTTTTTAATTTTGAAAAGACAATAGCCCCTAAAGCATTAAAAAAGAATGCAGTAGCAATTATAGTCCCCGCGTAAGAACCACTTACTTTAAATTTTTCTATAAGTAAAAAAGGAAATTGAGTTGGTAAAATAAAAAATAAAAGCATATAAAAAAAAGCAAGAAAATATACAAATAAAATATTTTTACTTATGTTTATAGTCTCATCTTCTTGCATATCTTCTATTTTTATCTCTTTAATATTTTTTAGAACAAAAGGTATTAGAAGTATTCCAATAAAATAAATGCCAAAAGGAAATCTCCAATTCATATCAGATAACATTCCTCCCCCGACGACAAAAAAGACTCCACCTAAAGCCATAAATGCACTTTGATAAGCCATGAATTGATGTCTTTCTTCTTCTTTAAAATAATCTCCAACAAGAGATGTTGAAACAATCATCAAAGTAGCAACACATAATCCAAACAATGCTCTTGAAGCCAAAAGTGTCTCTATGCTATCAAGATATAATCCAGCTGTTCCAAAAAATGAAAAGAAAAAAAGTGCTATAAGAACTGATTTCTTTTTTCCAAATCTAAAAATAATATGTCCTAAAACGGGAGCTAATAGTGCAATAGCAAGGGAAGGTAGAGTAAGCATCAATCTTGAATAAAATTCTATATTAGCTGTATGTTTAAAATACTCTTTTAAGTGTGGCAAAGATGTAACTATGGCTACATTTGACATGACAGTTGTCATTGCTAATAAAAGAAGAGTAAGGAGGGTAAATTTGTTTATATTTTTCATTTGTGGCAGTGTATCATCATTTAAATTAAAAATTTAATTGTTTATGGAGTAAAAATTGCATAATATTATAATATAAGAGTATGATGCTCGTATAAATAAATAAAAGGTGAATATAATGAAAATAGCAATTCCCGTAAAAGACGATAAATTAAGTTTCTTTAGCAATGCAGGACATACTCCAAAGTTTGCAATATATGATTTAAGTGGAACAGGGATGTTCCGTTCTTTTAATTTAAACTCTGTAATAAATAACCCAAGAAGTGACCTAGACCATGACCATCCAGAAGAAGAGCATGCTTGTGATCATGCACATGATGATGAAGAGCATATAGCACAACATGCCAAAATGGGTGTAGCACTTAATGGATGTGATTATGTTGTAGTTAAAAAAGCTTGTAAAAATACAGCTAAATCTTTTACTTCACAAGGTATAAAGATAGTTAAGTACAATGGTGAATCACTAGATGTAAATGATATATTAAAAGAGACATCTGCGAACTTTGCGTAATAAATGCTTTTTTAGTTCTAAAAGTACATAAGAAAATAAAATTTTAGTTTGGTTTTATATTACTTGCATTACACTACAGTAAATGAACAAGTATTCATAAACTAAACTAAAAGGCAAAAACATGTGTAAAGATTGCGGTTGTAGTATAACAGACCATCATCATCACGATCATGAGCATAGCCACTCTCATGATAGTCATTCTCACCAAGCGGCACACGAAACACTTCATCATAATCCACAATTAAATGATTCAAAAACAATCTCAGTTATCAAGAAAATTCTTGATAAAAATGATCATGAAGCAGTTCACAATAGAGCTCACTTTGAAGAACATAAAGTATTAGGTATAAATCTAATGTCAAGTCCAGGAAGTGGGAAAACAACTTTATTGGAGAGTTTTGCAAGTATGACTGATTTTAAATTTGCAGTTGTGGAAGGTGATTTAGAAACATCAAGAGATGCAGATAGATTAACAGCAAAAGGAATAAAAGCAGTTCAAATACAAACAGGAAGTGCCTGTCATTTAGATGCTTTTATGGTACACAAAGGATTACATGATATTCCATTAGATGATATAGATGTCTGTTTTGTGGAAAATGTTGGAAACCTTGTATGTCCAGCATCATATGATGTGGGAACTCATTTAAATATAGTATTAGTATCAGTTCCAGAAGGTGAAGATAAAATAGAAAAATATCCAGTTATGTTTAGATGTGCTGATTTAATACTTATCACTAAAACAGATTTACTACCATACTTTGAATATGATATTCAAAAAGAAAAAGAGTATGCAAGAAAACTAAATCCAAGTGTTGATATATTAGAAGTATCAACGAAAGATGAAGAGAGTATTAAAAAAGTAATAGAGTGGATAAATTTTAAGAGAAGTATGAGAAAATAAAATGTGCCTATCAATACCATCAAAAATAAAAAGTATAAACAAAGAGACTAATACTTGTGTAGTAGATACTATGGGAGTAGAGCGAAGTGCAAGTTTAGACTTAATAGACCAAGAGGTTGTTATTGGAGATTATGTACTTATTCATATAGGTTTTGCTATGAATAAAATAGATGAAGAAGATGCTTTGGCATCACTTGAAGTTTATAAAGAGATAATAGAAAAGATGGAAGAACAAGATAGACTGCGAGAAATTGAAAATGCAGAAAATTGTCCTTCTAGGTAGAGTTTATGAGTGAGCTAAAATTAAAAGACTTATACGATGGATTTAGAGATCCAAAAACAATAAAAGCTTTAAAAAAACTAATAGACCAAGAAGCTAAAAAACTCAATCGTAATATAAATATCATGGAAGTATGTGGAGGACATACACATACTATTATGAAGTATGGACTTCCTCAACTTCTTCCTTCAAATATTAACTTTGTACATGGTCCTGGTTGTCCTGTATGCGTTATGCCAAAAGAGAGAATAGACCATGCTTATATACTAAGCTTACAAGAAGATGTAATACTTGTAACGCTAGGTGATATGATAAAAGTTCCAGGTAGCAGGGGAAGCTTACAAGATGCCAGAAGTAAAGGTGCTGATGTAAGATTTGTATATTCACCTTTAGATACTATAAAAATAGCAAATGAGAACCCAGAAAAAAAGATAATCTTTTTTGCTATAGGCTTTGAAACAACTACTCCTATGACAGCAGCACTATTGGAGCATGTAACCAAGAGTGGAATAAATAATATACTATTTCACATAAATCATATAACAGTACCAGAACCTATGAGAGCACTACTTGATAGTAGTGATTGTAAAATAGATGCTTTTATAGGACCTTCACATGTGAGTGTAATCACAGGTTCTAAGATATATGAAGAGTTTGTAATAGATTATAAAAAGCCAGTAGTAGTAAGTGGCTTTGAACCAGTAGATGTAATGCAATCAATTCTATCTATTATAAAACAATTCAATGATAATAGATGCGACCTAGAACTACAATACTCAAGAGCAGTATCATATGATGGAAACCTAAGAGCCCAAGAGTTAAATAATAAGTTCTTTACAAAAGCAGAACACTTTAGATGGAGAGGCTTAGGGGATATAAAAGATTCAGCATATAAACTAAGTGATAAATACTCTTCTATAGATGCTGAGATAATATATAAAGATATCTTACCAAATGAAAAGATAGATGACCATAAACTTTGTATCTGTGGAAGTATTATGAGGGGTGTAGCTAAACCAAATGATTGTAAAGTATTTGGAACAGCATGTAAGCCAAGTAGTCCATTAGGGTCTTGTATGGTTTCAAGCGAAGGTGCATGTAGTGCATACTACAAATACGGAAATCTAATTTAGAGCATCATCTTTTGGCGAAACTCTGCGTTGAAAATAGAAATTTAGATACTCACTTACTACCTGTAAGCTCCTACCTAAATTTCTATTTCCGCCTTGATTTTAACAAAAATACAATACTCTAAATCAATTTATTCTAAATATAGGAAATGAAAATGGATAAAAATGAACTTGCTAGTATTTTAAAAGAAATGTATGAGAATGCAAAAACAGGAAAAAAAGTTTCAGAAATTCATATGTTTGGAATGTTATATGCTGATGAAATAAAAAAAATATCTAATGCCTCTGAAATTGTAAAAATTGCAGGGCTTAAAAGTTCATATTCTACTGAAGTTAGTAAAGGGATAAAGATAGAAGAATCTTTACCTTTTCGTAAAGTTTTTAAACCAAATAATTTTGAAGCAACTTTTAATTTACCAAAAGAATATCAATCTATTTTAAAGTCATATTTACAATATTTTGAAGAGTTTTTAAATGATTTATGTATCGAAAGCAATGTAAGTATTCAGAAATTAGGTGAAGATACAATCCTTTCAATTGAACCTAAAAATAAAGACGAAGCTTTAGAGAAAATTGCAGATGCACTAAAAGCTTATTTATGTGCCCCTATATTAGCAAATGGTGTTAGTCTAGATGAAAGTTTGCAAATGAAAACATCATTGGCAAAACTTTATGCTCAATGTAAAAATTTAGAATCTCAAATGATGTATAAAGAACTTAGTATTCAAGAATTAAGTAAACAAATTCAATTGAGAGATGAAACTATAAATGAATCTAAAAGAGTCTTAATTGAATTGGGAGTTGATAGTAAAATTATTACACAAAATAATGTAATGTTGTTAGATAGTTTAAAAGAAATAAAAATAAATGGTAAATTGACAGAGAAAAAAACTTTTTTTAATTCAATAAAAGCATCAGTTAAAATTCCTCTAATATTTAGTGTAGGTATTGAAGTTACAAAAAAAGAATTTGATAAGGGGAAAAATGACAAATAGTACTGAAAACAAAAACAATCCTCTTCATGGTATAAAACTACAAGACATCTTAGAATATCTTGTGGATAATTTTGGATTTAAAGGTTTAGGTAATCGTATAAATATTAGATGTTTTTTAGTTGACCCATCTATTAACTCAAGTTTGAAGTTTCTTAGAAAAACTCCATGGGCAAGAACAAAAGTAGAAGAATTATATTTAAAAACTAAAGCAAAAGAAAATGAGGATAAAAGATGACTAAAACAATAACACTAGCACATGGTAATGGTGGGCAAGAGAATAATGAGCTTATAACGCAAGTTTTTTATAAGGCTTTTAAAAATGATATTCTAAGTAAGAGTGAAGATGCTGCTGTTATTCAAGATGGTACTTTAGCTTTTTCTACTGATAGTTTTACGGTTAGTCCTATAGAGTTCCCGGGTGCCAATATTGGTAAACTTGCTATTTGTGGTACTTGTAATGATTTAGCGATGATGGGTGCGAAGCCTAAATATCTTACTTGTTCTGTTATTCTTGAAGAGGGCTTTGATGTTGAAACTTTAAATAGAATTGTAAGTAGCATGAAAAAAGAGCTTGAGGTAAATGGTGCTATTGTTGTAAGTGGAGATACTAAAGTTGTGCCAAGAGGAAGTGTTGATAAAATTTTTATAAATACTACTGGTATTGGAGAGATAGAACAAAAAGGTATATCTTCTAATAGTATTAAAGAAGATGATGTAATTATCGTATCAAATTCTATTGGAAAGCATGGGGCGACTATTTTTGCTGCTAGAGAAGGAATAGATTTTTCTACAAGTTTAAAATCTGATTGTGCTTCACTTTGGCCTGTTGTTAAAAAACTTATAGATTCAGATATTAAAATAAGAGCCTTAAGAGATGCAACAAGAGGTGGAGTTAGTGCTGTATTAAATGAGTGGGCAAAACAATCAAATATTTGTATAGAAATAGAAGAAGAAAAAATACCTGTATGCGATGAGGTAAGTGGTATTTGTGAAATGTTAGGTTTTGAAGCTCTAAGTTTAGCAAATGAAGGTACTTTTGTGATGGCTATTTCAAAAGATCAAGTTGATAGTGCTTTAGAAGTTTTAAAATCGTGTGAGACTTCAACTGAGGCAGCTGTAATTGGAAAAGTTACTTCTAGACATAAGCATAAAGTAGTTTTAAATACAGCTTGGGGAACACAA is part of the Arcobacter sp. F2176 genome and harbors:
- a CDS encoding DsrE family protein — translated: MNNTAKILWASDNKETALSMVCLYAHNAKIKGWIENVQVLVWGASQKLISEDKEVQEKVKAMIADGVEVIACQKCSEDLGVKDELQACNMQVYYTGELLSSWIKSGESIISV
- a CDS encoding DUF3817 domain-containing protein, with product MIKTALYRFRIISIIEGLSYLTLLFIAMPIKYIAENPYPVKIIGMTHGILFIIFLILLYESMKKYNWNIRLTIELFIYSIIPFGLFFIERKIKKLALA
- a CDS encoding IS1 family transposase, translated to MNLTNCPFCNHHLLYNLQDNYKKCKSCKRKFSLKKLETDITIINYFCNNINANKTAQILKVNYRTVQNRYMLFRKLIANFLDEEYNNSIKDNSSYQEYYYFTTREQNKKNRSLFDAINIIGFYSSKKIYTLLMPRLPKHSIESSTKDYEYYLKWHKLYSINSYKTPLSIFWKYLEENLKKYKGVDEKNFFYYLKECEFKFNYLQNKQINILKDLYFKD
- a CDS encoding methyl-accepting chemotaxis protein gives rise to the protein MSIKNKIVGSFVILIILSVLSSIYVSSNIKSIKDNFLNLCYKEFAGIVVLLEGDRDSYQSNISLLQIMNLKDGIEIKNKIDEGVNGNLLQVKERFDKFRNLLGNEIEEQKFNQFEDLYDKTKINTDKLIQLVNLNKIEEAKDFYFQLYLPTYEKMRTLLDAFSTEVYTIIKKNEEYTSSLISSSLFIFITITSTIIFTTIFLSFLLRRNIDKSISSFEDGLLNFFKFLNRESNDAILISEKGKDEFSQMAKVVNKNIELTKKGVIEDRKLIDETIAVLSEFEQGDLCQRLDINVSNPALMQLKDVLNKMAENLESNVDKILNIIEEYSAYNYLNKVSTKDLKEHILKLANGINSLGDSATSMLIENKSTGLRLGQSSDILLKNVDKLNKSTTTAASSLEETAAAIEEITSNVRNNTENIAKMASFSNNVTDSVNKGENLANETTKAVEEINAEVTAISEAITVIDQIAFQTNILSLNAAVEAATAGEAGKGFAVVAGEVRNLASRSAEAAKEIKNLVEKATVKANQGKNIAAEMINGYKNLNDNVYKTINLISDIKNASNEQLLGIEQINDAVSQLDRQTQENAMVAAETDHVAMVTDEIAKLIISDTQSKNFLGKDNVKAKVIGKKDTSSNNSKSVKIKEIKKVNEDKDSWESF
- the hypF gene encoding carbamoyltransferase HypF, producing the protein MSKFIIEVQGIVQGVGFRPFVYNLALKLNLNGYVNNDDKGVNILLQGKKNSIDTFLNELKNNPPILSKIDNISILEDTSLDDFEDFKIIQSANQNNKSTLVSPDIAICDDCIKDIENIENRRYKYAFTNCTNCGPRYSIINTVPYDRINTSMNDFVMCEECKEEYEDPTNRRYHAQPICCPNCGPQIKLYDNFKNEISNNDSIKEIAQKINSGFIVAIKGIGGFHIICDATNENAVKKLREKKNRPSKPFAVMFKNIDEIKKYTNISNKEEKTILCKEKPIVIVNKNSNCKISELIAPNIDRLGVFLPYTPLHILLFEYLNNPIIATSANLKDEPIIKDVKDIFSKLSNVVDYVLDFNRDIINACDDSIVQVINDEIQILRLARGYAPFSYKTSNKFNKNNLAIGANQKSSISLGFNNNMISSAYIGDMNSIVSMEYFKRSVSTFEKFYDFKTQLIVCDKHPAYETTKWAMNQGKEIKQIQHHYAHALATMAEYDLDEDVLAFVFDGTGYGDDGNIWGGEVFISNRSSYKRINHLKYFKLLGGEKAVKEPRRIALSLLFDNFTIEEVLTLDNACVNSFTKNEIELLYKMWQKNLNTPLTSSFGRVFDAIASFSNILQLQTYEGETGLQIEKEYDENLNESYSYEIINTQIDLSKAILEILKDKDKKVICSKFINMIVNIISEISLENKNLKIVLAGGVFQNKTLLEQLSKKLKRKFYFSKTIPLNDQGISFGQLYFQN
- a CDS encoding DUF2892 domain-containing protein; the encoded protein is MNKNIGKIDKIVRIIVGVAIIAYGFMTNSWLGVIGLIPLGTALIGWCPLYCPLKINTTCDKDNCKKD